A genomic region of Alligator mississippiensis isolate rAllMis1 chromosome 4, rAllMis1, whole genome shotgun sequence contains the following coding sequences:
- the C4H12orf4 gene encoding protein C12orf4 homolog isoform X3, whose product MGGRAGTANLRAAMRRVREARGRPSDRLPARRGPESQSKMKANQGRSCTRGREFEYKFSAGNQRFVLTVPLKFPVQENVSHLHGCLMLLHNLPCFIENDLKQFLSKFIEEETIKDYDREAEAALEAVKSGKVDLGYLADAWAKAYKETTLEHANPEEPSWDEDFADVYHDLIHSPASETLLNLEHNYFVSISELISERDVELKKLRERQGAEMDKVMQELGKTLTDQDVNELAAQHFECQQDLENKWTSELKQSTAIQKQEYQEWVIKLHQDLKNPNNSSISDEIKVQPSQLRESVEGNGRIYEEQRQLEESFTIHLGAQLKTMHNLRLLRADMLDFCKHKRNHRSGVKLHRLQTAMSLYSTSLCGLVLLVDNRISSYSGIKRDFATVCQECTDFHFPGIQKQLEIVQKVVFSARAQRSSKSKRHPDSLNRDGGSEDRSKNIERNQSNILPGEFYITRHSNLSEIHVAFHLCVDDNVRSGNITARDPAIMGLRNILKVCCTHDITTEMTIPWCLKRAELVFKCVKGFMMEMASWDGGISRTVQFLVPQTISEEMFYQLSNMLPQIFRVSSTLTLTSKH is encoded by the exons ATGGGCGGGCGCGCGGGAACGGCGAATCTGCGAGCGGCGATGCGAAGGGTGCGCGAGGCGCGGGGCCGGCCCAGCGACCGCTTGCCGGCGCGGAGGGGCCCAG AAAGTCAATCAAAGATGAAGGCCAACCAAGGAAGAAGCTGCACAAGAGGGAGAGAATTTGAATATAAATTCAGTGCTGGAAATCAGCGTTTTGTACTTACAGTGCCTCTCAAATTCCCTGTGCAAGAAAATGTCAGTCATTTGCATGGATGTCTAATGCTTCTGCACAACTTGCCATGCTTTATAGAAAACG ACTTAAAGCAGTTTCTTAGTAAGTTCATAGAAGAGGAAACTATAAAAGATTATGATAGAGAAGCTGAGGCAGCCCTGGAAGCTGTGAAATCAGGAAAAGTAGATCTCGGCTATCTGGCAGATGCTTGGGCTAAAGCTTATAAAGAG ACAACTTTGGAACATGCAAATCCTGAAGAGCCCAGTTGGGATGAAGATTTTGCAGATGTTTACCATGATTTGATACATTCTCCTGCTTCTGAAACTCTGTTAAACCTGGAACACAATTACTTTGTTAGTATCTCAGAATTAATAAGTGAAAGAGATGTGGAACTGAAGAAGTTACGAGAGAG ACAAGGTGCTGAAATGGATAAAGTGATGCAGGAACTAGGAAAAACACTAACAGATCAAGATGTGAATGAACTAGCAGCTCAGCATTTTGAATGTCAGCAG GACTTAGAAAATAAATGGACCAGTGAACTCAAACAATCAACAGCCATCCAAAAGCAGGAGTATCAGGAATGGGTGATAAAACTTCATCAAGATCTAAAAAATCCCAACAACAGCTCCATCAG tgatgaaATTAAGGTTCAACCCAGCCAATTGAGAGAATCTGTAGAAGGAAATGGAAGAATCTATGAAGAGCAGAGACAATTAGAAGAGAGTTTTACAATTCATTTGG GGGCCCAGTTGAAGACCATGCATAACCTGAGACTATTGAGAGCTGATATGCTAGACTTCTGTAAACATAAGCGTAATCATCGAAGTGGCGTAAAACTTCACAGGCTGCAAACTGCAATGTCTCTCTACTCCACTTCTCTTTGTGGTCTGGTTCTGTTAGTGGACAACCGCATCAGTTCATACAGTGGCATCAAAAGAG ATTTTGCAACAGTTTGCCAAGAATGCACAGACTTCCATTTTCCTGGGATTCAAAAACAACTCGAAATTGTCCAGAAGGTTGTTTTTTCTGCTAGAGCACAGCGTAGCAGTAAGTCAAAAAGGCATCCTG ATTCACTAAACAGAGATGGTGGAAGTGAAGATAGATCCAAGAATATTGAACGAAACCAATCAAATATTTTACCAG GTGAATTCTACATCACACGTCATTCAAATCTTTCTGAAATTCATGTTGCTTTTCATCTCTGTGTGGATGACAACGTGAGATCTGGTAACATTACTGCTCGTGACCCTGCAATCATGGGCCTCAGAAATATTCTCAAAGTCTGCTGTACACATGACATTACTACA gaaatgacTATACCATGGTGCTTAAAGAGGGCAGAACTGGTATTCAAGTGTGTCAAAG GCTTCATGATGGAAATGGCCTCCTGGGATGGAGGAATATCCCGTACTGTACAATTCTTGGTACCACAG actATTTCAGAAGAAATGTTTTATCAGTTGAGTAATATGCTTCCCCAGATCTTCAGAGTGTCTTCTACACTGACTCTGACATCTAAGCATTAA
- the C4H12orf4 gene encoding protein C12orf4 homolog isoform X1, with protein MGGRAGTANLRAAMRRVREARGRPSDRLPARRGPESQSKMKANQGRSCTRGREFEYKFSAGNQRFVLTVPLKFPVQENVSHLHGCLMLLHNLPCFIENDLKQFLSKFIEEETIKDYDREAEAALEAVKSGKVDLGYLADAWAKAYKETTLEHANPEEPSWDEDFADVYHDLIHSPASETLLNLEHNYFVSISELISERDVELKKLRERQGAEMDKVMQELGKTLTDQDVNELAAQHFECQQDLENKWTSELKQSTAIQKQEYQEWVIKLHQDLKNPNNSSISDEIKVQPSQLRESVEGNGRIYEEQRQLEESFTIHLGAQLKTMHNLRLLRADMLDFCKHKRNHRSGVKLHRLQTAMSLYSTSLCGLVLLVDNRISSYSGIKRDFATVCQECTDFHFPGIQKQLEIVQKVVFSARAQRSSKSKRHPDSLNRDGGSEDRSKNIERNQSNILPGEFYITRHSNLSEIHVAFHLCVDDNVRSGNITARDPAIMGLRNILKVCCTHDITTVSIPLLLVHDMSEEMTIPWCLKRAELVFKCVKGFMMEMASWDGGISRTVQFLVPQTISEEMFYQLSNMLPQIFRVSSTLTLTSKH; from the exons ATGGGCGGGCGCGCGGGAACGGCGAATCTGCGAGCGGCGATGCGAAGGGTGCGCGAGGCGCGGGGCCGGCCCAGCGACCGCTTGCCGGCGCGGAGGGGCCCAG AAAGTCAATCAAAGATGAAGGCCAACCAAGGAAGAAGCTGCACAAGAGGGAGAGAATTTGAATATAAATTCAGTGCTGGAAATCAGCGTTTTGTACTTACAGTGCCTCTCAAATTCCCTGTGCAAGAAAATGTCAGTCATTTGCATGGATGTCTAATGCTTCTGCACAACTTGCCATGCTTTATAGAAAACG ACTTAAAGCAGTTTCTTAGTAAGTTCATAGAAGAGGAAACTATAAAAGATTATGATAGAGAAGCTGAGGCAGCCCTGGAAGCTGTGAAATCAGGAAAAGTAGATCTCGGCTATCTGGCAGATGCTTGGGCTAAAGCTTATAAAGAG ACAACTTTGGAACATGCAAATCCTGAAGAGCCCAGTTGGGATGAAGATTTTGCAGATGTTTACCATGATTTGATACATTCTCCTGCTTCTGAAACTCTGTTAAACCTGGAACACAATTACTTTGTTAGTATCTCAGAATTAATAAGTGAAAGAGATGTGGAACTGAAGAAGTTACGAGAGAG ACAAGGTGCTGAAATGGATAAAGTGATGCAGGAACTAGGAAAAACACTAACAGATCAAGATGTGAATGAACTAGCAGCTCAGCATTTTGAATGTCAGCAG GACTTAGAAAATAAATGGACCAGTGAACTCAAACAATCAACAGCCATCCAAAAGCAGGAGTATCAGGAATGGGTGATAAAACTTCATCAAGATCTAAAAAATCCCAACAACAGCTCCATCAG tgatgaaATTAAGGTTCAACCCAGCCAATTGAGAGAATCTGTAGAAGGAAATGGAAGAATCTATGAAGAGCAGAGACAATTAGAAGAGAGTTTTACAATTCATTTGG GGGCCCAGTTGAAGACCATGCATAACCTGAGACTATTGAGAGCTGATATGCTAGACTTCTGTAAACATAAGCGTAATCATCGAAGTGGCGTAAAACTTCACAGGCTGCAAACTGCAATGTCTCTCTACTCCACTTCTCTTTGTGGTCTGGTTCTGTTAGTGGACAACCGCATCAGTTCATACAGTGGCATCAAAAGAG ATTTTGCAACAGTTTGCCAAGAATGCACAGACTTCCATTTTCCTGGGATTCAAAAACAACTCGAAATTGTCCAGAAGGTTGTTTTTTCTGCTAGAGCACAGCGTAGCAGTAAGTCAAAAAGGCATCCTG ATTCACTAAACAGAGATGGTGGAAGTGAAGATAGATCCAAGAATATTGAACGAAACCAATCAAATATTTTACCAG GTGAATTCTACATCACACGTCATTCAAATCTTTCTGAAATTCATGTTGCTTTTCATCTCTGTGTGGATGACAACGTGAGATCTGGTAACATTACTGCTCGTGACCCTGCAATCATGGGCCTCAGAAATATTCTCAAAGTCTGCTGTACACATGACATTACTACAGTTAGTATCCCTCTCCTGTTAGTACATGATATGTCAGAA gaaatgacTATACCATGGTGCTTAAAGAGGGCAGAACTGGTATTCAAGTGTGTCAAAG GCTTCATGATGGAAATGGCCTCCTGGGATGGAGGAATATCCCGTACTGTACAATTCTTGGTACCACAG actATTTCAGAAGAAATGTTTTATCAGTTGAGTAATATGCTTCCCCAGATCTTCAGAGTGTCTTCTACACTGACTCTGACATCTAAGCATTAA
- the C4H12orf4 gene encoding protein C12orf4 homolog isoform X2 — MGGRAGTANLRAAMRRVREARGRPSDRLPARRGPESQSKMKANQGRSCTRGREFEYKFSAGNQRFVLTVPLKFPVQENVSHLHGCLMLLHNLPCFIENDLKQFLSKFIEEETIKDYDREAEAALEAVKSGKVDLGYLADAWAKAYKETTLEHANPEEPSWDEDFADVYHDLIHSPASETLLNLEHNYFVSISELISERDVELKKLRERQGAEMDKVMQELGKTLTDQDVNELAAQHFECQQDLENKWTSELKQSTAIQKQEYQEWVIKLHQDLKNPNNSSISDEIKVQPSQLRESVEGNGRIYEEQRQLEESFTIHLGAQLKTMHNLRLLRADMLDFCKHKRNHRSGVKLHRLQTAMSLYSTSLCGLVLLVDNRISSYSGIKRDFATVCQECTDFHFPGIQKQLEIVQKVVFSARAQRSNSLNRDGGSEDRSKNIERNQSNILPGEFYITRHSNLSEIHVAFHLCVDDNVRSGNITARDPAIMGLRNILKVCCTHDITTVSIPLLLVHDMSEEMTIPWCLKRAELVFKCVKGFMMEMASWDGGISRTVQFLVPQTISEEMFYQLSNMLPQIFRVSSTLTLTSKH; from the exons ATGGGCGGGCGCGCGGGAACGGCGAATCTGCGAGCGGCGATGCGAAGGGTGCGCGAGGCGCGGGGCCGGCCCAGCGACCGCTTGCCGGCGCGGAGGGGCCCAG AAAGTCAATCAAAGATGAAGGCCAACCAAGGAAGAAGCTGCACAAGAGGGAGAGAATTTGAATATAAATTCAGTGCTGGAAATCAGCGTTTTGTACTTACAGTGCCTCTCAAATTCCCTGTGCAAGAAAATGTCAGTCATTTGCATGGATGTCTAATGCTTCTGCACAACTTGCCATGCTTTATAGAAAACG ACTTAAAGCAGTTTCTTAGTAAGTTCATAGAAGAGGAAACTATAAAAGATTATGATAGAGAAGCTGAGGCAGCCCTGGAAGCTGTGAAATCAGGAAAAGTAGATCTCGGCTATCTGGCAGATGCTTGGGCTAAAGCTTATAAAGAG ACAACTTTGGAACATGCAAATCCTGAAGAGCCCAGTTGGGATGAAGATTTTGCAGATGTTTACCATGATTTGATACATTCTCCTGCTTCTGAAACTCTGTTAAACCTGGAACACAATTACTTTGTTAGTATCTCAGAATTAATAAGTGAAAGAGATGTGGAACTGAAGAAGTTACGAGAGAG ACAAGGTGCTGAAATGGATAAAGTGATGCAGGAACTAGGAAAAACACTAACAGATCAAGATGTGAATGAACTAGCAGCTCAGCATTTTGAATGTCAGCAG GACTTAGAAAATAAATGGACCAGTGAACTCAAACAATCAACAGCCATCCAAAAGCAGGAGTATCAGGAATGGGTGATAAAACTTCATCAAGATCTAAAAAATCCCAACAACAGCTCCATCAG tgatgaaATTAAGGTTCAACCCAGCCAATTGAGAGAATCTGTAGAAGGAAATGGAAGAATCTATGAAGAGCAGAGACAATTAGAAGAGAGTTTTACAATTCATTTGG GGGCCCAGTTGAAGACCATGCATAACCTGAGACTATTGAGAGCTGATATGCTAGACTTCTGTAAACATAAGCGTAATCATCGAAGTGGCGTAAAACTTCACAGGCTGCAAACTGCAATGTCTCTCTACTCCACTTCTCTTTGTGGTCTGGTTCTGTTAGTGGACAACCGCATCAGTTCATACAGTGGCATCAAAAGAG ATTTTGCAACAGTTTGCCAAGAATGCACAGACTTCCATTTTCCTGGGATTCAAAAACAACTCGAAATTGTCCAGAAGGTTGTTTTTTCTGCTAGAGCACAGCGTAGCA ATTCACTAAACAGAGATGGTGGAAGTGAAGATAGATCCAAGAATATTGAACGAAACCAATCAAATATTTTACCAG GTGAATTCTACATCACACGTCATTCAAATCTTTCTGAAATTCATGTTGCTTTTCATCTCTGTGTGGATGACAACGTGAGATCTGGTAACATTACTGCTCGTGACCCTGCAATCATGGGCCTCAGAAATATTCTCAAAGTCTGCTGTACACATGACATTACTACAGTTAGTATCCCTCTCCTGTTAGTACATGATATGTCAGAA gaaatgacTATACCATGGTGCTTAAAGAGGGCAGAACTGGTATTCAAGTGTGTCAAAG GCTTCATGATGGAAATGGCCTCCTGGGATGGAGGAATATCCCGTACTGTACAATTCTTGGTACCACAG actATTTCAGAAGAAATGTTTTATCAGTTGAGTAATATGCTTCCCCAGATCTTCAGAGTGTCTTCTACACTGACTCTGACATCTAAGCATTAA
- the C4H12orf4 gene encoding protein C12orf4 homolog isoform X4, translating into MKANQGRSCTRGREFEYKFSAGNQRFVLTVPLKFPVQENVSHLHGCLMLLHNLPCFIENDLKQFLSKFIEEETIKDYDREAEAALEAVKSGKVDLGYLADAWAKAYKETTLEHANPEEPSWDEDFADVYHDLIHSPASETLLNLEHNYFVSISELISERDVELKKLRERQGAEMDKVMQELGKTLTDQDVNELAAQHFECQQDLENKWTSELKQSTAIQKQEYQEWVIKLHQDLKNPNNSSISDEIKVQPSQLRESVEGNGRIYEEQRQLEESFTIHLGAQLKTMHNLRLLRADMLDFCKHKRNHRSGVKLHRLQTAMSLYSTSLCGLVLLVDNRISSYSGIKRDFATVCQECTDFHFPGIQKQLEIVQKVVFSARAQRSSKSKRHPDSLNRDGGSEDRSKNIERNQSNILPGEFYITRHSNLSEIHVAFHLCVDDNVRSGNITARDPAIMGLRNILKVCCTHDITTVSIPLLLVHDMSEEMTIPWCLKRAELVFKCVKGFMMEMASWDGGISRTVQFLVPQTISEEMFYQLSNMLPQIFRVSSTLTLTSKH; encoded by the exons ATGAAGGCCAACCAAGGAAGAAGCTGCACAAGAGGGAGAGAATTTGAATATAAATTCAGTGCTGGAAATCAGCGTTTTGTACTTACAGTGCCTCTCAAATTCCCTGTGCAAGAAAATGTCAGTCATTTGCATGGATGTCTAATGCTTCTGCACAACTTGCCATGCTTTATAGAAAACG ACTTAAAGCAGTTTCTTAGTAAGTTCATAGAAGAGGAAACTATAAAAGATTATGATAGAGAAGCTGAGGCAGCCCTGGAAGCTGTGAAATCAGGAAAAGTAGATCTCGGCTATCTGGCAGATGCTTGGGCTAAAGCTTATAAAGAG ACAACTTTGGAACATGCAAATCCTGAAGAGCCCAGTTGGGATGAAGATTTTGCAGATGTTTACCATGATTTGATACATTCTCCTGCTTCTGAAACTCTGTTAAACCTGGAACACAATTACTTTGTTAGTATCTCAGAATTAATAAGTGAAAGAGATGTGGAACTGAAGAAGTTACGAGAGAG ACAAGGTGCTGAAATGGATAAAGTGATGCAGGAACTAGGAAAAACACTAACAGATCAAGATGTGAATGAACTAGCAGCTCAGCATTTTGAATGTCAGCAG GACTTAGAAAATAAATGGACCAGTGAACTCAAACAATCAACAGCCATCCAAAAGCAGGAGTATCAGGAATGGGTGATAAAACTTCATCAAGATCTAAAAAATCCCAACAACAGCTCCATCAG tgatgaaATTAAGGTTCAACCCAGCCAATTGAGAGAATCTGTAGAAGGAAATGGAAGAATCTATGAAGAGCAGAGACAATTAGAAGAGAGTTTTACAATTCATTTGG GGGCCCAGTTGAAGACCATGCATAACCTGAGACTATTGAGAGCTGATATGCTAGACTTCTGTAAACATAAGCGTAATCATCGAAGTGGCGTAAAACTTCACAGGCTGCAAACTGCAATGTCTCTCTACTCCACTTCTCTTTGTGGTCTGGTTCTGTTAGTGGACAACCGCATCAGTTCATACAGTGGCATCAAAAGAG ATTTTGCAACAGTTTGCCAAGAATGCACAGACTTCCATTTTCCTGGGATTCAAAAACAACTCGAAATTGTCCAGAAGGTTGTTTTTTCTGCTAGAGCACAGCGTAGCAGTAAGTCAAAAAGGCATCCTG ATTCACTAAACAGAGATGGTGGAAGTGAAGATAGATCCAAGAATATTGAACGAAACCAATCAAATATTTTACCAG GTGAATTCTACATCACACGTCATTCAAATCTTTCTGAAATTCATGTTGCTTTTCATCTCTGTGTGGATGACAACGTGAGATCTGGTAACATTACTGCTCGTGACCCTGCAATCATGGGCCTCAGAAATATTCTCAAAGTCTGCTGTACACATGACATTACTACAGTTAGTATCCCTCTCCTGTTAGTACATGATATGTCAGAA gaaatgacTATACCATGGTGCTTAAAGAGGGCAGAACTGGTATTCAAGTGTGTCAAAG GCTTCATGATGGAAATGGCCTCCTGGGATGGAGGAATATCCCGTACTGTACAATTCTTGGTACCACAG actATTTCAGAAGAAATGTTTTATCAGTTGAGTAATATGCTTCCCCAGATCTTCAGAGTGTCTTCTACACTGACTCTGACATCTAAGCATTAA